The following proteins are co-located in the Nitrospirota bacterium genome:
- a CDS encoding peptidylprolyl isomerase → MKKFKMCMAVVFILLFTFSAYAEEPRNKKFTKEEIKKMAETKAIIETKFGNIELKFFPDVAPNHVNNFIELAKKGFYDGTTFHRVIPGFMIQGGDPNSKSPDKSKHGMGSPGYTVKAEFNDKPHKRGTLSMARSGHPDSAGSQFFICVADSHFLDGKYTVFGEVVSGMDAADKIVGQPRDSRDNPNERVEMKVKVVEK, encoded by the coding sequence ATGAAAAAATTCAAAATGTGCATGGCTGTTGTTTTTATACTGTTGTTCACTTTTTCTGCTTATGCGGAGGAACCGAGGAATAAAAAATTTACAAAAGAGGAGATCAAAAAAATGGCTGAAACAAAGGCGATCATCGAGACGAAATTCGGAAATATCGAGTTGAAATTTTTCCCCGACGTTGCCCCCAATCACGTAAACAATTTTATTGAGCTTGCCAAAAAAGGATTTTATGACGGTACGACTTTTCACCGCGTTATTCCCGGGTTCATGATCCAGGGCGGCGACCCCAACTCAAAAAGTCCTGACAAATCAAAACACGGCATGGGCAGCCCCGGATATACTGTGAAGGCCGAGTTCAACGACAAACCCCACAAGAGAGGCACGCTCTCCATGGCAAGGTCCGGCCATCCCGACAGCGCGGGCTCGCAGTTTTTTATCTGCGTGGCTGACTCACATTTCCTCGACGGGAAGTATACGGTCTTTGGTGAAGTCGTCTCAGGCATGGACGCAGCAGACAAGATAGTCGGCCAGCCGAGGGACAGCCGTGACAATCCCAATGAAAGGGTCGAGATGAAGGTCAAGGTCGTGGAGAAGTAA
- a CDS encoding TPM domain-containing protein codes for MKSRNRYLVVALLTICLHLLAASSFAEVAIPDKPYNHVVDLAGIINDDVEGALNGYLLELEQKTTAQMVVLTIGSLEGGSLEDFSINIAHNKWKLGQKGKDNGVLLLVSLQDRKYRFEIGYGLESVLPDSLTGTIGRQYLVPYFRQGDYSTGIYTATLAVIHTIAADASVEIAGMPKMRSRSASGARGKPSLLNMVFAALFFIGLIYMFIRHPRLLLLFLAMNMLGGGRRSGWGGGGGFSSGSFGGGGGGGFGGGGSSGSW; via the coding sequence ATGAAATCAAGGAATAGGTACTTAGTCGTAGCTCTTCTGACCATCTGCCTTCATCTGCTTGCAGCCTCTTCGTTCGCTGAGGTTGCCATCCCCGATAAACCTTATAATCACGTGGTGGACCTCGCCGGGATAATCAACGACGATGTAGAGGGCGCGCTTAACGGATATCTTCTTGAACTGGAACAGAAGACTACGGCACAGATGGTGGTGCTGACAATCGGCTCCCTTGAAGGCGGGTCTCTTGAAGATTTCTCGATCAATATAGCTCATAACAAATGGAAGCTGGGGCAGAAAGGCAAAGACAACGGCGTCCTGCTTCTTGTGTCGCTTCAGGACAGGAAGTACAGGTTTGAGATCGGCTACGGCCTTGAAAGTGTCCTGCCGGACAGCCTCACCGGCACCATCGGCAGGCAGTATCTCGTACCGTATTTCAGGCAGGGCGATTATTCAACCGGAATATATACGGCGACATTGGCCGTTATTCATACAATCGCAGCCGACGCAAGCGTTGAGATCGCGGGAATGCCGAAGATGAGGTCCCGGTCGGCGTCAGGGGCGAGAGGAAAGCCTTCCCTGCTGAATATGGTTTTTGCCGCGCTCTTTTTTATAGGACTGATCTATATGTTCATACGCCATCCGCGCCTGCTGCTTTTGTTCCTCGCGATGAATATGCTTGGCGGCGGCAGGAGAAGCGGCTGGGGCGGCGGCGGCGGCTTCAGCAGCGGCAGTTTCGGCGGCGGCGGAGGAGGAGGCTTCGGCGGCGGCGGTTCTTCCGGGAGCTGGTAG
- a CDS encoding LemA family protein: MSKGLKITLIILGVLVITGFVLAKWIIGGYNSVIAMDEQVKAQWAQVENQLKRRYDLIPNLVETVKGYAGHEKEVFEHIADARTKYFQANTVKDKIQASTQLEGALSRLLLLQENYPQLKANESFLKLQDSLEGTENRIAVERKRYNEAVQLLNTYIRTVFGRFFGALAGVSSAEYYEIPEAEKAAPKVKF; encoded by the coding sequence ATGTCAAAAGGTTTAAAGATTACCCTGATAATTTTAGGCGTCTTAGTGATTACAGGTTTTGTTCTAGCCAAGTGGATAATCGGTGGATACAACAGTGTGATTGCAATGGACGAGCAGGTAAAGGCGCAGTGGGCGCAGGTAGAGAACCAGTTAAAAAGAAGATACGACCTGATACCCAACCTTGTTGAGACTGTGAAAGGGTACGCAGGCCATGAGAAAGAGGTATTTGAGCATATTGCTGACGCAAGGACCAAATACTTTCAGGCTAATACAGTAAAAGACAAGATACAGGCTTCAACGCAGCTTGAAGGGGCGTTGTCCCGCCTGCTCCTGCTGCAGGAGAATTATCCGCAGCTAAAGGCGAATGAATCGTTCCTGAAACTACAGGACAGCCTTGAAGGCACAGAGAACAGGATAGCAGTCGAAAGGAAAAGATACAACGAGGCGGTGCAACTGTTGAATACTTACATACGGACCGTCTTCGGCAGATTTTTTGGTGCGCTGGCTGGTGTGTCGAGCGCCGAATATTATGAAATCCCGGAGGCAGAGAAAGCGGCCCCGAAGGTAAAGTTTTAG
- a CDS encoding class I SAM-dependent rRNA methyltransferase, producing MNRHPWVFSQALENVPDNLMPGTPVKLVTESGGFLATGYFNSYSQIAVRIWSYDENETVDKEFFAKRIRNAHAIRRQYVESADTDSYRLINGENDFLPGLIVDKYNDHLVLQCHTRGIEQWKESVTGALIETINPAGIYERSDIPSRKIEGMENQSGLLYGNVPELVTIKENGFKFLVDVKRGQKTGFFLDQRDKRRALLKYVKDKPVLNCFSYTGGFSVYALAGGARSVTSIDTSAAALDLLKENIKLNNLDTGKCEFICDDVKKYLKNAPHEKFDLIILDPPAFIKDRRKINEGLAGYRSINEMALRILPENGIFTTCSCSAHLSLQDFRYLLVEAAGKARKSLRFLETYTHGIDHAELAPFTEGEYLKCFIAIT from the coding sequence ATGAACCGGCATCCGTGGGTCTTTTCACAGGCGCTGGAGAATGTCCCCGACAATCTGATGCCTGGCACGCCTGTTAAACTGGTAACAGAGAGCGGCGGTTTCCTGGCAACCGGGTATTTTAATTCTTACTCCCAGATCGCAGTGCGGATATGGAGTTATGATGAAAACGAGACAGTTGATAAAGAATTTTTTGCAAAGAGGATAAGGAACGCCCACGCGATAAGAAGACAATATGTCGAGAGCGCAGATACGGATTCATACCGGCTGATAAACGGCGAAAACGATTTCCTGCCCGGGCTGATCGTTGATAAATACAATGACCACCTGGTCCTGCAGTGCCATACGCGCGGCATTGAGCAGTGGAAGGAAAGTGTGACCGGGGCGCTCATTGAGACCATAAACCCGGCGGGCATTTACGAGAGGTCTGACATCCCGTCGCGAAAGATCGAAGGCATGGAAAATCAATCAGGCTTATTGTACGGCAATGTCCCTGAGCTGGTAACGATAAAGGAAAACGGCTTTAAGTTTTTAGTTGACGTGAAGCGCGGGCAGAAAACAGGGTTTTTCCTTGACCAGCGTGACAAACGGCGCGCGCTGTTGAAATATGTAAAAGACAAACCTGTCCTGAACTGCTTTTCTTATACAGGGGGGTTTTCCGTTTATGCCCTGGCAGGCGGGGCCCGGTCAGTCACCAGCATAGATACGTCTGCCGCCGCGCTCGACCTGCTGAAGGAAAACATAAAACTGAACAATCTTGACACGGGGAAATGCGAATTCATTTGTGACGATGTGAAAAAATATCTGAAAAATGCCCCTCATGAAAAATTCGACCTGATTATTCTTGATCCACCCGCTTTCATCAAGGACAGGCGGAAAATAAATGAAGGTCTGGCCGGCTACAGGAGCATCAATGAAATGGCGCTAAGGATATTGCCTGAAAACGGGATCTTTACGACCTGCTCCTGCTCCGCGCATTTGTCCCTGCAGGATTTCAGGTACCTGCTTGTTGAAGCGGCCGGGAAAGCAAGAAAGTCCCTGCGGTTTCTTGAAACTTACACCCATGGGATTGACCACGCCGAATTAGCGCCTTTTACTGAGGGAGAGTACCTGAAGTGCTTTATCGCAATAACCTGA
- a CDS encoding TetR/AcrR family transcriptional regulator: MNQRSLNKSPKSKVLQAALDLFSSKGYSEAKMAEIARGAGLSVGALYLRFKNKEELFLELIKDQTRDFVERTGKLQVEDPVEALRKYIALNLEYSFQKRQMISIFFKEYNLPFLQPLRGNFFRAQHTIIADILVAGIKRGIFRPMNVRDTAAVIFASIRGAVLLKLIFGIGDVSKMSKSLFALITDGIRKDAR; this comes from the coding sequence ATGAATCAGCGTTCATTAAATAAGTCACCGAAATCTAAAGTGCTGCAGGCGGCCCTTGACCTGTTTTCTTCCAAAGGATATTCGGAAGCAAAGATGGCCGAGATAGCCAGGGGAGCGGGGTTGAGCGTGGGCGCCCTTTACCTCAGGTTCAAGAACAAGGAAGAACTGTTCCTGGAGCTTATTAAGGACCAGACAAGGGATTTTGTTGAGCGCACCGGAAAGTTACAGGTTGAAGACCCTGTTGAGGCCCTGAGGAAATATATTGCATTGAACCTTGAGTATTCGTTTCAGAAAAGGCAGATGATATCCATATTCTTTAAGGAATACAATCTTCCTTTTCTTCAGCCGCTGAGGGGAAATTTTTTCAGGGCACAGCACACGATAATAGCTGATATACTTGTAGCAGGTATCAAAAGAGGAATTTTCAGGCCCATGAACGTCAGGGATACGGCGGCGGTTATTTTTGCGAGCATAAGGGGCGCTGTATTATTGAAATTAATATTCGGGATCGGGGATGTAAGCAAAATGAGCAAATCCCTGTTCGCGCTGATCACAGACGGCATAAGAAAGGACGCAAGATGA
- a CDS encoding TolC family protein — protein MKRRLPSAILFMLLIIPYSSYAEEYSLDDLYKIALQRSETIKISEEDIYISEREKDRAMAALFPKLSAFANYTEYPSEKTTDLFVIQPNNSTSWGLRLDQSLSTSGKELTALGIAKESIVKSRVDLESVKEGYLLNVASSYYDVLKAKKALDIAKASEERLTKYRNAAQTRLRVGEITKTVLLRAEAELSGAQSELIRAENNLKLAKAVLARKAGISGDYDLKEDQPSAVSGQQSAVLTTTLDDLKQTAFSERSEIRSVELQKKIAGEQIKYTKGSYWPDVSVEGVYVRNESHPSAAFTNNESIFGGIKLNYPFFEGGLRRAEVKEAEARFRQADYRLADLYKSVNIEVENAYLNFLTVSGTLEKLQAEAAYAADNYNAVSKQFEFGLANSLDVMDANTLLVTSERQLANAKYDHQFAILQLKRATGTLLKTAGSSQQTSSR, from the coding sequence ATGAAACGAAGACTACCATCCGCAATCTTATTCATGCTGCTTATCATTCCTTACTCTTCTTACGCTGAGGAATATTCACTCGACGACCTTTATAAAATAGCGCTTCAAAGAAGCGAGACGATCAAGATATCGGAAGAAGACATATATATTTCTGAACGCGAAAAAGACAGGGCCATGGCTGCGCTTTTTCCGAAACTTTCCGCTTTTGCAAACTACACTGAATACCCCAGTGAAAAGACAACGGACCTTTTTGTGATACAGCCTAACAACAGCACATCCTGGGGCTTGAGACTGGACCAGTCTTTGTCTACGAGCGGCAAGGAGTTGACCGCGCTCGGAATCGCAAAAGAGTCCATTGTAAAAAGCAGGGTTGATCTCGAAAGTGTGAAAGAGGGGTATCTCCTGAATGTTGCCTCCTCGTATTACGATGTATTAAAAGCAAAGAAGGCGCTGGACATAGCAAAGGCGAGCGAGGAAAGGCTGACAAAATACAGGAACGCGGCACAGACGAGACTGAGAGTGGGAGAGATAACTAAGACAGTGCTTTTGAGGGCGGAGGCGGAACTTTCAGGCGCCCAGTCGGAGTTGATAAGGGCTGAAAACAATCTCAAGCTCGCAAAGGCGGTTTTAGCCAGGAAAGCCGGCATCAGTGGTGATTACGATTTGAAAGAAGATCAGCCTTCAGCAGTCAGCGGTCAGCAGTCAGCAGTATTAACAACGACACTCGATGATCTCAAGCAGACGGCCTTTTCAGAAAGAAGCGAAATAAGATCAGTCGAGCTTCAGAAGAAGATTGCCGGAGAGCAAATTAAATATACGAAAGGCTCATATTGGCCGGATGTGTCCGTGGAAGGAGTATACGTCAGGAACGAAAGCCATCCCTCCGCGGCTTTTACGAATAATGAAAGTATCTTCGGCGGCATAAAGCTTAACTACCCTTTTTTTGAAGGAGGCTTAAGACGTGCCGAGGTAAAAGAGGCTGAGGCGCGTTTCAGGCAAGCTGATTACAGGCTGGCGGATTTATACAAATCAGTCAATATTGAAGTTGAAAATGCTTATCTGAATTTTTTAACGGTGTCAGGGACCCTTGAAAAACTGCAGGCTGAGGCGGCATATGCCGCAGATAACTACAACGCCGTATCAAAACAATTTGAATTCGGACTGGCGAACAGCCTGGATGTCATGGACGCAAACACACTGCTTGTCACCTCTGAAAGACAACTTGCCAACGCAAAATATGATCATCAGTTTGCAATTTTACAATTAAAACGCGCGACGGGAACGTTGTTGAAGACGGCAGGCAGTAGTCAGCAGACAAGTAGTCGGTAG
- a CDS encoding efflux RND transporter periplasmic adaptor subunit produces the protein MKKIILHCSMLFALCFLLSLSACSNDKAKQPLKAAPVPVTVGTVVQKPVPVQLRAIGNAEAYSTVGIKAQVGGTLMRVHFKEGQDVNKGDLLFTIDPRFYEAMLKQAEANLAKDSAQLEHARVEVRRYEDLVKKGYVAQEQYDQIRTNFAALEATVNADKAAVENALLLLKYCYIYSPVTGRTGSVISYEGNLIKANADTSMVVINQVQPIYVTFSVPQHDLAEIKKYMAIEKIKVQAVIGKDDADPVEGVLTFVDNTVDTATGTIKLKATFTNQEKRLWPGLFVSVTVILTSQPNAVVVPSQAVQTGQKGTYVFIIKNDQSAESRPVSVDRSLDGETVVSGGLRAGETVVTDGQLRLVSGAKVEIKKE, from the coding sequence ATGAAGAAAATAATTTTACATTGCTCCATGCTCTTTGCCCTTTGCTTTTTGCTTTCTTTGTCGGCATGTTCAAATGATAAAGCAAAGCAGCCTTTGAAAGCGGCCCCGGTGCCGGTGACTGTCGGCACGGTGGTCCAGAAGCCCGTCCCCGTGCAGCTCCGCGCCATCGGAAATGCGGAGGCCTATTCAACTGTGGGAATTAAGGCCCAGGTCGGAGGGACGCTTATGCGCGTGCATTTCAAAGAAGGGCAGGACGTGAACAAAGGGGACCTCCTTTTCACAATCGACCCCCGCTTCTACGAGGCCATGCTGAAACAGGCGGAGGCAAACCTTGCGAAGGACAGCGCGCAACTGGAACACGCGCGCGTAGAAGTGCGCCGCTATGAGGACCTTGTGAAAAAGGGATATGTGGCCCAGGAGCAGTATGATCAGATCCGCACCAACTTCGCTGCCCTTGAAGCAACAGTCAACGCGGACAAGGCCGCTGTTGAAAACGCGCTGCTGCTGCTTAAATATTGCTATATCTACTCTCCGGTCACAGGGCGCACGGGAAGCGTCATCTCTTACGAAGGGAACCTGATAAAGGCCAATGCGGACACCTCCATGGTGGTGATAAACCAGGTCCAACCCATATATGTTACTTTTTCAGTCCCCCAACATGACCTTGCTGAGATCAAAAAATATATGGCAATTGAGAAGATCAAGGTCCAGGCTGTTATAGGAAAGGATGACGCTGATCCCGTAGAAGGCGTCCTCACTTTTGTGGACAATACGGTAGACACCGCCACAGGAACAATAAAACTTAAAGCGACTTTTACAAACCAGGAAAAGCGGCTGTGGCCCGGGCTGTTTGTGAGCGTCACTGTGATACTCACCAGCCAGCCGAACGCTGTTGTCGTTCCTTCACAGGCGGTGCAGACAGGACAAAAAGGCACATATGTATTTATTATCAAAAACGATCAGAGCGCTGAATCGCGTCCCGTCTCAGTTGACAGGTCGCTCGACGGCGAGACCGTTGTATCCGGAGGGCTCCGCGCCGGTGAGACCGTTGTGACGGACGGCCAATTGCGGCTCGTTTCCGGCGCCAAAGTTGAAATCAAAAAGGAATGA
- a CDS encoding efflux RND transporter permease subunit → MNLSEIFIRRPIMTTLVMLSILVFGLAAYRFLPVSDLPNVDFPTIQVSASLPGASPETMASAVATPLERQFSTIAGLDSMTSTNGLGNTQITLQFNLSRNVDAAGQDVQAMIAKASRQLPQNMPTPPTYNKVNPADQPVIYIALSSATLPLSKVFEYADTFISPRISMISGVAQVSVFGAQKFAVRAQLDPMALASRQIGIDEVASALDRGNVNLPTGQLQGKQQAFTIQATGQLYNAEDYRPLIVAYRNGSPVRLEQIGRVIDSVENNKVANWYNNTRSVVLAVQRQPGTNTVEVVDSIKGLLPSFRALLPPSVNLDILYDRSVSIRESVNDVKFTLLLTVFLVVLVIFLFLRNLSATIIPSLALPFSIIGTFAAMYVMGFSIDNISLMALTLSVGFVVDDAIVMLENIMRHIEKGEKVLDAALTGSREIGFTILSMTLSLVAVFIPVLFMGGIMGRILHEFAVTISMAILISGIVSLTLTPMLSSRFIRPHSAAEKHGRMYMFMERFFDGMLHAYQRTLKSVLHYRRTIMAVTIILTVATGFLFWKIPMGFLPSEDTGQVFAFTEAAQGISFEDMVEHQKKLAAIVSKDPNIDAFMSAVGASGASVANNTGRMFMRLKPRKDRELSADEIIQELRPKVSKVPGIQMFMQNLPAIRIGGQLTKSQYQFTMQSPDPGELYTRAAELEGKMRAHPQLQDVTTDMQIKNPQVNIEINRDKASALGVTAEQVENALSLAYSSQQVSTIYAPNNQYKVIMELEPKYQTDPSALSLLYIRSSSGQLVPLNTVANLTRNVGPLTVNHLGQLPAVTISFNLRPGVALGDAVAAVDKLARETLPQTISTSFQGTAQAFKASTQGLWILLIMALLVIYIVLGILYESFIHPLTILSGLPAALFGGLITLLIFHKDLNIYAFVGVIMLLGIVKKNAIMMIDFALEAQRKEGKSPIDAIYEGAITRFRPIMMTTMAALMGTLPIAIGFGAGAESRRPLGLAVVGGLLVSQLLTLYITPVVYYYMDRFQEKAGQRFKSRGEGHAGI, encoded by the coding sequence ATGAACTTGTCTGAAATTTTTATACGCAGGCCGATCATGACCACGCTGGTCATGCTGTCCATACTTGTCTTCGGACTGGCGGCATACAGGTTTCTCCCCGTAAGCGATCTCCCGAATGTGGATTTCCCCACTATACAGGTGAGTGCCAGCCTGCCCGGGGCAAGTCCTGAGACAATGGCATCAGCGGTTGCGACCCCGCTGGAGCGCCAGTTCTCAACCATCGCGGGCCTCGATTCAATGACTTCAACCAACGGGCTGGGAAATACGCAGATCACTTTGCAATTCAATCTGAGCAGGAATGTTGATGCCGCAGGCCAGGATGTGCAGGCCATGATAGCCAAGGCCTCGCGGCAGCTCCCGCAGAATATGCCGACCCCCCCGACGTACAACAAGGTAAACCCCGCTGACCAGCCGGTCATCTACATTGCGCTCAGTTCAGCCACACTGCCTCTTTCCAAAGTATTCGAGTACGCGGACACCTTTATTTCCCCGCGCATATCGATGATAAGCGGCGTGGCGCAGGTGTCGGTTTTCGGGGCGCAGAAATTTGCCGTGCGCGCGCAGCTTGACCCGATGGCCCTGGCTTCAAGGCAGATCGGCATTGATGAAGTGGCAAGCGCGCTGGACCGGGGAAATGTGAACCTCCCCACAGGCCAGCTTCAGGGCAAGCAGCAGGCCTTTACCATACAGGCAACAGGACAGTTGTATAATGCAGAGGACTACCGCCCGCTGATAGTCGCCTATCGCAACGGTTCGCCGGTCCGCCTCGAACAAATCGGCAGGGTCATCGACAGCGTTGAAAATAATAAGGTGGCAAACTGGTACAACAATACCCGTTCAGTTGTTCTTGCCGTCCAGCGTCAGCCCGGGACAAATACGGTCGAAGTAGTGGACAGCATCAAGGGCCTTCTGCCGTCCTTCCGCGCCCTGCTGCCTCCGTCGGTCAACCTGGACATCCTCTATGACCGGTCCGTGTCCATCCGTGAGTCGGTCAATGATGTTAAATTCACACTTCTCCTGACTGTCTTCCTTGTGGTCCTGGTGATATTTCTTTTTCTGCGCAATCTCTCGGCGACGATCATACCGAGTCTTGCGCTGCCTTTCTCAATCATCGGCACGTTCGCTGCCATGTACGTGATGGGCTTCAGCATAGACAACATTTCTCTTATGGCATTAACTCTGTCAGTCGGTTTTGTAGTGGACGACGCCATTGTCATGCTCGAAAATATCATGCGTCACATAGAAAAGGGTGAAAAGGTCCTCGACGCCGCGCTTACAGGCTCCAGGGAAATAGGGTTTACCATTTTATCCATGACCCTTTCACTTGTGGCGGTCTTCATTCCGGTGCTTTTCATGGGCGGGATCATGGGCCGGATACTTCATGAATTTGCCGTGACGATCAGCATGGCTATTTTAATATCGGGGATTGTTTCCCTGACGCTCACGCCCATGCTCAGCAGTCGTTTCATCAGGCCGCATTCGGCAGCGGAGAAACACGGCCGCATGTACATGTTTATGGAACGGTTCTTTGACGGGATGCTGCACGCCTACCAGCGCACTCTCAAATCAGTGCTTCATTATCGCCGCACAATCATGGCGGTCACTATAATTCTAACTGTTGCAACGGGCTTTTTATTCTGGAAGATCCCGATGGGGTTTCTCCCCTCGGAAGATACCGGCCAGGTCTTTGCATTTACCGAAGCGGCACAGGGTATTTCTTTTGAGGATATGGTGGAGCACCAGAAAAAATTAGCCGCAATAGTTTCAAAAGACCCGAACATCGATGCCTTTATGTCCGCTGTCGGTGCGAGCGGGGCAAGCGTAGCAAATAATACGGGCCGTATGTTCATGCGCCTGAAACCACGCAAGGACAGGGAATTGAGCGCGGACGAAATTATCCAGGAACTGCGGCCAAAGGTCTCAAAGGTCCCAGGCATACAGATGTTCATGCAAAATCTCCCTGCCATCCGCATCGGGGGACAGTTGACCAAGAGCCAGTACCAGTTCACAATGCAAAGCCCGGACCCCGGCGAACTTTACACCCGGGCAGCGGAACTGGAAGGCAAGATGCGCGCTCATCCGCAGCTGCAGGATGTTACAACTGACATGCAGATCAAAAATCCCCAGGTAAATATAGAGATCAACCGTGACAAGGCTTCCGCGTTGGGCGTTACAGCAGAGCAGGTCGAGAATGCCCTGTCCCTGGCTTATAGTTCGCAGCAGGTCTCGACCATCTATGCCCCGAACAACCAGTACAAGGTCATTATGGAGCTTGAACCAAAGTACCAGACAGACCCCTCGGCGCTCTCACTGCTCTATATACGGTCCAGCTCAGGGCAGTTGGTCCCGTTAAACACTGTAGCGAACCTTACCAGGAACGTCGGCCCTCTCACAGTGAACCATCTGGGCCAGCTCCCTGCGGTCACTATATCTTTTAACCTCAGGCCGGGGGTAGCGCTTGGTGACGCGGTTGCGGCAGTTGATAAACTTGCCCGCGAAACCCTGCCGCAGACTATCAGCACCAGCTTCCAGGGGACGGCCCAGGCGTTTAAGGCGTCAACCCAGGGACTGTGGATACTGCTCATCATGGCGCTGCTGGTTATTTACATTGTGTTAGGAATTCTTTATGAGAGCTTTATCCATCCCCTCACCATTCTATCGGGACTGCCCGCTGCTTTGTTCGGCGGGTTGATCACCCTTTTGATATTTCATAAGGACCTGAACATCTATGCCTTTGTGGGCGTGATAATGCTGCTGGGCATAGTGAAGAAGAATGCCATCATGATGATAGACTTTGCACTGGAGGCGCAGCGCAAGGAAGGGAAGTCGCCAATCGACGCTATTTATGAAGGCGCAATAACACGTTTCCGCCCTATCATGATGACCACAATGGCAGCGCTGATGGGGACATTGCCCATTGCCATCGGTTTCGGCGCCGGCGCTGAATCGCGCCGCCCGCTCGGCCTGGCTGTTGTCGGAGGCCTGCTCGTTTCCCAGCTGCTGACCCTGTACATAACCCCGGTGGTTTATTACTACATGGACAGATTCCAGGAGAAGGCCGGTCAAAGGTTCAAGTCGCGCGGGGAAGGACATGCAGGGATTTAA
- a CDS encoding TolC family protein — translation MQRVIALVLLLIFISISNADAEELIKKGETLSLQRCIDISLLRQPNILAAASTVDASLSRVGQAQANYYPQIDLTSGYSRVATAGFSRTGTSVSSDAFDQYTARAALSQNIYDFGKTSTQVKIQNFNLDSSRSDLENVFEQTVFNVKQAYYGVLAAQRNVVVAADSVKQFQLHLEQAKGFYEAGTKPKFDVTKAEVDLGNAKLNLITAENSLKISRVVLNNAMGVPDAPEYGIEDNLDFLKYEITLDKALETAYSNRPDLKSLVFRRQATESSIDLAAKDYYPTLSGIAAYNWSGQKFPLDHGWEAGVTLSFPLFSGFLTKYQVEESRANLNVIRANEETLRQGVLLEIQQAYLDLQQAEERITTAGLNVKQAEENFEIANGRYAAGVGSPIEVTDAEVSLINAKTAYNQALYDYKIARSSLEKAMGVK, via the coding sequence ATGCAAAGGGTCATTGCCCTCGTTTTATTATTGATATTCATATCCATCTCCAATGCAGATGCAGAGGAGCTCATAAAGAAGGGAGAGACACTCAGCTTGCAGCGGTGCATTGATATCAGTTTGCTGCGCCAGCCGAATATCCTTGCCGCAGCAAGCACTGTTGACGCGAGCCTGAGCAGGGTGGGACAGGCGCAGGCAAATTATTATCCCCAGATAGACCTGACATCCGGCTACAGCAGGGTGGCCACTGCCGGCTTCAGCAGGACCGGGACCTCTGTTTCCTCGGATGCCTTTGATCAATATACGGCCCGTGCAGCGCTGAGCCAGAACATCTATGATTTCGGCAAGACATCGACACAGGTGAAGATACAGAACTTCAATCTTGATTCTTCCCGGTCCGATCTGGAAAATGTATTTGAGCAGACTGTCTTTAATGTCAAGCAGGCATATTACGGGGTCCTGGCGGCACAGAGGAACGTGGTTGTCGCAGCCGATTCAGTAAAACAATTCCAGCTGCACCTTGAACAGGCCAAAGGGTTTTACGAAGCCGGTACAAAACCCAAATTCGATGTCACGAAGGCAGAGGTAGACCTCGGGAACGCAAAGCTGAACCTGATCACTGCCGAAAATTCACTGAAGATATCCAGGGTGGTGCTGAACAACGCGATGGGCGTGCCTGATGCGCCTGAGTACGGTATAGAGGACAACCTTGATTTCTTAAAATATGAAATTACCTTAGATAAGGCGCTTGAGACTGCATACTCAAACAGGCCCGACCTGAAGTCGCTTGTTTTCAGAAGACAGGCAACTGAAAGCTCCATTGACCTTGCCGCTAAAGATTATTATCCCACACTCTCAGGCATTGCAGCGTATAACTGGTCGGGACAGAAGTTCCCCCTTGATCACGGATGGGAGGCTGGGGTGACCTTATCGTTCCCCTTATTCAGCGGGTTCCTTACCAAATACCAGGTGGAAGAATCAAGGGCAAACCTGAACGTCATCAGGGCCAATGAAGAGACGTTAAGGCAGGGGGTCCTCCTTGAAATACAGCAGGCGTATCTGGATCTGCAGCAGGCGGAGGAGAGGATCACTACTGCGGGGCTCAATGTGAAACAGGCTGAAGAGAACTTCGAGATCGCAAACGGCAGGTATGCCGCCGGAGTTGGCAGCCCCATTGAGGTCACGGATGCGGAGGTGTCCCTGATCAACGCGAAGACGGCTTACAACCAGGCGCTGTATGATTACAAGATCGCCCGGTCAAGCCTTGAAAAGGCAATGGGGGTAAAATGA